The sequence below is a genomic window from Armatimonadota bacterium.
GTTTTAAGCTTGGGCGTTTAGATGAATTTCATGCATCAAATTGCTTTGTAATTGGTGCACATACCGGCTTCCTTTTCGTAGAAGATAAAACTGAAAATGGGGGAAATACTTACGGCGGTTTATTCAACTGCTCCACTGATGCTTGCGTTTTTGGATATGTAATTGAATCAGGAGCAAGGTTACGAGTAACAAACGGAAGTTATTTGAATCACTTTATAGCTTTTAAAGTTGCAAACCGAAATGCTACAGTTATAGTTCACGGTGCAGTTATCCAGGCAAATGGCGATCACGCCTTGCAAATCACAAACTGCGGTAACGCAATGTTTAGTGCATGTCGTTTCCAAAAGGCATTTGAGAATCCAAAAGCATATGCCGCTTATGTCATCGGCGGAAAGAACATAATACTTAACGGTTGCACTTTCGATGCATTTGGCCCAGGAGTATATCTCGGCGGAGATGTGGATAAAGTGACAGTGGCAAATTGTATATTCGAAGGCAGCAAATTTGCACACATAGTGAACGAATTACCCAAATCAGCAAAATGTGCAATTTCAAACAATCAATGACTTGATGGGGGAATGAACTCAAGAAGCGTCACGGCATTATTTTCAAGTGTGAAAGTGTGTGTAAAGTCGCCGCCTTTAGATATTTCAATTGCTTCTACGCATTCAAGTTCATATTTTTCGCGATTGTGAAAGATATTGCTGTGGTCTTTGTCGACGAGATAACGTTTGCACCTCCCGCCAATTAGCTTTTGGGGGAGGTTAGTAAGATTGAGTTCGATTTCCCTGGGGACTCCATATCTCTCTGCAAAGTTGACGATTAGTACTGTAATTCTGCCAGTCTTTGAGTCCCTAGCGGCGAACCCTGTGATTTCATCATCTGTGCCTACGTATTGTATTTTTTCTGGGGCCATCATATTAAACATTCGGCAGACATTGCCCACTGGTTTAATCTTGTTCTCCCTCGTGAACATTCCCCAACTTCCTACAAGGTTCGCATCCCAGTCCTTAGCTAAAAAGAAACAAGGTTTGTTTACCTTGCCGGGAATCATGGCTCGTAGCATCGATGTTGCACACCATGCCGCTCCGATTTCGTTGTCATGTGGACGATCGTGCCACCAGGCGTAATTCCATTCAGTAATCATGAACTCTCTTACTTGCTTTTTTACTTTTGGGTAGTCTTCTAAGTATCGCCATGTAGTGAGCGCCTCGTCAAGGATGGTAGTCCAGGGGTGGAAATACTCGTGCCACGTAATGAAATCGAGCGGTGTGCCTGTTTCTTCGCAGTGTTTCATTAAACCGCGCATGAAGTCCTCTCCCCTAATGAAGGCGCTTCCCTTGTCGCTATTCCATGGGCCAGCAGCATTACATGGGCCGCCAACGAGGGCGTTTGGATCGGCGCGCTTTACTCCCCGAGCCGAGGCGTCATAGAGTTTTAGGTACGTCTCCAGAAGGTCTTCGCCGGGCAAAGTGGCAATCCATCCGGCATTGCTTTCATTCCATACTTCCCAGTACTTTACGTATGCCTTGCGCTCGATGTTGCACCGTCGGACGGCAGCGTACACTAGGTCTTCCCATTCCTTCCAGTCTCTAGGACGGCTATGTCGGTCGGGATTGTCGACGATGTCGAAAGGCTGGGGCATATATGAAAGGCAGAGAATTGGCTCTGCATCAATGCTTTTTATGAAGTCAACTCTGCGGTCAAAATCTTCCCAATCATAATAAATAGTTCCATCTTCGCGTTTTTTTACTACGTTGGTTAGAACGTTATCCATGCGAAACCACTTTATGCCGATTTCTTTAAACTTGTTTGCTGTCTCAGGTTCATAGTCGGGGAGGCCCCCTCCTTGTGAAAGTCCTGCAAATGGCCTGGGGAGCCTGCCAAGTGGTTTTGCTGCATCTGCTTTTACCTTAAATGGCTCTGAAACTCGCTCGGCATCTAGGATTACAAAGTCGCATTCGGAAAATTCACCTTCGCCTTCTGAGTCATCCCTTGGTCCCATGAAGACCCGAACGGCGACCGGAATCTGCTCGCCGGGCCTGGTGGACTTCGTTAGGAGAATTAAGCCGGGGTGATCATTATCGTACCGTGACTGGAGACGCCCATAGACATATATCTCGCCACCATTGCCCGCATTCCATTTAATGCCAATTGGTCGGCGGTTGGTGGCTTTACCATCAATTGAACCAGGAATTGTGATGTTAGCACGCAGCCAGGCGAATCCTCGGCACTTCCATTTATGCCCGCACGTTACCGATTCCCAGCTGGAATCGTCGAAGTCAGGTTGTCTGGCTTCGGGAACATCTTGGTCTTTGAACTGCCAGAAGATTGCTGGCCCAGGATTAACCCCAGCTAGGCAAATCACTGCAAATATTAAGTTGAAAGCCATTGTGAAAATAAGTCTAACAGCTACTTTTGTCATTCGAACTTGCTTCTAACAGTTAGACCTTAGCCAGCTGAGAGTGCTGGCGCCGTTTCATATATTGCTTGGCTTGGTGCATGAACGCTTCAATACGCGTTTCGCTTGTGGACTGTTCTACACCGTCATATACCATATTGAGGAATGGGAATTCACCTAATTCTTCGCGAATACGTTTAAGCAACGCGTTCGAAATTGTTCCTGGCATGCATGTGAACGGCATCACGGCTACAATTCCTGAGAGTCCTTTCGTAATAAAGTCAATTGCCTTGCCTACCGTCATAATTGCTTCCCCCTCGAAGCTCCGATGGACATAAGGAGAAGCTTTGATGAGCACTTCGTTGCTGGAAGGCTCCTCAAGATTGCGCAGGAAACCATGGAATACATTTGTCAGCTCACGCTCATCACGCTTCATAAACCAGTCGGTGATGTTATTCTTTAACCATAATTTATAGTTGCAGTCAAGCCATGCCCTCATGCTCCTACGAACATTGCGATATAAGAACCACTCTAGAATCGGCGCTGCCCATACTTCGCCACCGAGTGCCTCAATTTTACGGACAATATCTTGGTTACTAAATGCATTGGCGCGAACGTAAAACTCACCAACATAGCCGATGATTGGTTTTTCTACGCTTCGGTCGACTGGGACAGCTTCAAATAGTTTTCGACATTTCTTAAGGGCCTCAACAAGGTTGGTTTCGTTTTTCAGCGCTTCATAAACAATTTGCACTGACTCGTTGAATGCTTCGTCAGCAGCGCCTTTTACCGTTTCGTATGGCCTCGTCTCTCGAACACACTTCTCTAGGAGGTCTATCGCGATTATCCCACGCCAGCCAATCTCAAGGAGTTTTCGCCCGACAATTCCAATGTCGTTGTAGAAGCTTGCTGCCTGGTTTGGCGCGTAAATAGGCACATCTGGATAGCCGAGCTGGTCGAGCACCATTCGTTGAAGAGCATTATACTGGCCAAATCGGCATGGCCCACCGGAACCACCCATGAAAAACGCATATTTATTTCTGTCGAAGTCCGGTCGTTTAGTAAACTTTACCATATCGCCGGTTGTAACTATGCACGGGAAGCATTCTTTGCCAGTTGTAAACTGCCGCCCCCACTCGAGGGTTTCTTCGTCTGGTTCGGGAAGAACCTCGGCTTTCATCCCACAAGCTTCAAAGGCTGCAGCTAAAGCGTAGGCATGGGCACTCATATTTGGAATAAGTACCGTTCGGTGAGTACCCTTTTCTATATTTACAGGGCGGAATATTCGTTCCCCAATGGCTCGGCCATTTGTATTTTGGATGCTGTCCATGAATGCTTCACAGCGGGTAATCATGCCTGCGTCGGCGCTGTGCTCGTCTACCTCAATCACAAGGCAAGGTTTGCGTCCTAAACGCTCGCGGAAAAACTTGTGCATAAACGAATCTGGACCGCATCCGAAGTTTGTAAGATAGAGCGGGTAAAGCCTTGGATCATCGGCTATTATCTCCGCTGCCGAAAGTATCTTTTGCCCATAGCGCCAGTACATGTTTTTCCAGTCATCAGGCAGTCTTACAGAGTCAAGGGGTAGGAAGTCCATCGGTATGCACCGTACGCCAATTTTATTTAGCTTCTTCGGGATTTCCAAGTTTGCTCCGGGATCGCACCCGTTATACGCTCGGCTTACGATAACAATCGCTTTTTCGTTTGATTCAATCTCAGCTAGAACTTCCCGCCCACGTGCTTCAAGCTTGCGTTGGAAGCGCTCGAGGTTTTCCTGGGCGGCAATAACTGCATTGGCTACTTGTCTTCGCGACTTGCCCAATTGCCTTCCCACGTCTTCTAATGCCTTAATTCGATGTCGGGTGGGAAGCTGCAGGTATATTACTGGCTCGAGCGTCTTAACGCCAGCTGCTGTGAAATTTACCGCCGATTTGACTGTATATACAAAGCTCTGTACATACGGACAAACAAAGCTATCAGTCATTCGTCGGTCGGGCAAAGGCAGATTAATTACGCTAGGCAGGAATATGTAGTCTATCTCTTTATTTAGGAGATTTAATACGTGCCCCAATGCTACTTTCATTGGGAAGCATGTTTCTGCAACAGAGCTTTCAGCTCCATCATGGATTATCTTCTTGGTCGTTGGGTCGGAGATAACAACTTCACAGCCCAATTCTTTGAAGAACGCCTGCCAGAATGGATAAAGCTCGTAGAAAAGGAGGCACCGGGGAATGCCAATTCTAGGTGCATCGGCCGTTATCGGTTCCTTTGGCACATAGGGTTCGAGAAGCATCTCCGCACGTTCGGCAAAGTGGTCAGGATATTTGCTAACAACTTGTGTCCGCCGGTCAACGTCATATTTTTCACACCGACTGCCGTAGAAAAGCGGCCTCTCGCCCTCAACCACGACACGGTTTATTTCACACTGGTTTGCACATTCCTTGCATTCAAAGGACGTAATTTCATATGACCGTTGGCTAAGGTCAAAGCCTTTAAATTTGCTACCTTGCCCCTTGTCTTCGTCCATGGCTATACAGGCGCAACCGATTGCCCCTGTGACCTCATGGTGCTTGGGCACGATAATCGGCTGACCGGTTACCATCTCGAAAGCGGCTATGACTCCCTTATTTGCGGCGACTCCGCCTTGGAAGAAAATGCGCTTGCCAATGGGCTTCGTTCCAACTACTCGGTTGAGGTAGTTGCGCACTATCGAGTAGCTTAACCCGGCTACTAGGTCTTCAGTGCTTGCGCCTGCTTGTTGATTGCGTACGAGCTCGGTTTCCATGAAAACTGTACATCTCTCACCAAGGTTAATTGGCGACTTCGATGACAGGGCAAGATTGCCGAACTCTTCTTTGATGCTTATCCCTAGCTTCTCCGCCTGCTCTTCGAGGAATGACCCAGTGCCTGCTGCACAAACTTTATTCATCTCAAAGTCGACGATTGCACCATTTTGTAAGCTTATATATTTTGAGTCTTGGCCCCCTATTTCGAATATAGTGTCTACCTCGGGGTCTATTTCTGCAGCGGCCCTGGCTTGGGCGGTAATCTCATTTTTAACTACGTCAGCACCAATAAAGTCTGCAATTAGGTATCTTCCCGATCCGGTAGTACATGCACCTCGAATCTCGACAAGATCGCCAATTTCCTCGCCGATTTCTTTTAGCCCTTGTCTTACCGCTTCGATTGGACGGCCAGCTGTCATTAAATACCGCTTAGCTAACACGCGTTTGTTGGCATCAAGAACCACTACATTAGTGCTAATCGAGCCAACGTCTACGCCTAGATATGCCGGAATTTTTCCTTCAGTTTTTGCAGGAGGCGAAACAGTGTTGTCTGTCGGAAGGATAGATTTTTCTAGTTTTAGTGGTTTATCACGACTGCGCTCTTCAGAGGCTAGGTCGCAGTGCTCCTTTAGCTGCGAAAGTTTCGAGAAATCTGGTTCCGGGCCGCCCTCATGAATTGCAATTAGCGCCGCGCCTATCGCTCCTGTGCACCCAAATTCCTTGGGGATAATAAGATCATCGTCGTTTAGATTAAGTACACTTTTTAATGAGCGAACTATACCTGGGTTTGCTGCTACGCCGCCATGAAATGCTATCGGCGGTTGTAGATCTTTGGCGGCGCCAACTGTGCTTTTAAAGTTGCGTGCAAGTGCTAAGCATAGTCCGGCAACAATATCTTCAACAGGTGTTGCTTTCTGCTGCAGATGAATCATGTCACTTTTGGCAAAGACGCTACATCTACCGGCAACTCTTGGAGGGTTTTTTGATTTAAGTGCCATTTGTCCAAATTCTTCGATTGTGAGGCCCATTCGGCTTGCCTGTTGGTCGAGGAATGATCCAGTGCCAGCGGCGCAAACTGTGTTCATTTCGAAGTCGGCAACTGCGGCCATGCCGTTTCGTTCCTCAGGCCGCAGGAAGATAAGCTTTGAATCCTCGCCGCCTATCTCAATAATAGTCCGAACCTGAGGATGAAGATGCGTAGCAGCGGCGGCTTGCGCGATGACCTCGTTTACGAACTTTCCTTTGAGGACATCGGCAATTAGCCGTCCGCCTGTGCCAGTGGTCGCAAGTCGAGATATTTTATCGAATCTAGAAACGGTGTCTTCGATTAGTTGTGCTGCGACCTGCATGGGCCGGCCCTTGTGCCGGATGTATTGCGTTTCAAGAATTTCGCCATTCCTGCTGAGAACGGCGGTGTCTACGCTCACCGATCCGACATCTATTCCCAAAACTAGGTCTCTATTCGACATCGTTTTCGCGATTTCTCCTTTTAATTCAATTTTAAGCCTTATTATATTTCTACCCGACAGCCTTGACTCCTCCTGTATGCCGGTTTTCCGGACAACCGTTAAATTCATATTTTGCTTTTAAGCTGTGGGCAGCTTGGCTAAGTCTTGACAAAATCTATTAATTATCAGAAACTTCGTCTTGGTGTAAGTTTTTCCTGCAAAGTCGGTTGGAGAGTTTCTTAAATATAAGCGAAATTCTGCAGGTGTCTTTTTGCCTGCAATATTAAGGAGAAACCAAAGTGTCGTACTTTCCAAAGCTTGATCAAGAATACCAAACTTTTAAGGCTTGGCTTGAATTGCGAAAGGAACAGGGCGCAGATGTCTCTGCAGTTGAAAAAGAAGCCCGCGGCTTTTTGGCTGACTTATCGCGGATACTCCAAAGGGTTAATCCCCCGTTTACAACTAAATATCACGAGCCGATAGATCTAGAGTATATAAGGCTGGCTCGACCCAAAGGGCCACGCACGCTGCCATATAGCCTTACAGATGATAAGCTTTACGACAAAATGCTCGGCGCATTGCTCGGGAGGTGCGCGGGCTGTATTTTAGGCATTCCTGTGGAGGGATGGAGTCGAAAGAAGATAAAGTATTTTGCACTCAAACTTGGACAGCCTTATCCGCTTGCTGAGTATTGGAAGTTTACACACCGTTCAGGCATCCACTACTCCGAGCCGATAGATAACTTTTTCAGGGATAATATTGACCACGTTGGACCAGACGACGACCTTGCGTATACAGTGCTTGGTTTGCTTATTCTAGAGGAGGCTGGGGTTGATTTCACGACCGAAGACGTAGGGCGATTATGGCTCAAGTACTTGCCGATGGCGTGCACGGCGGAGCATGTGGCACTCGAAAACCTTAAGAAAGGGATTAAACCACCAAAAACGGCGCTAAAGGGCAATCCATACATGGAGTGGATTGGCGCAGACATACGCTCAGATCCTTGGGGATATGCGGCTCCCGGCTTGCCTGAAATTGCAGCTGAGTTTGCATATCGCGACGCCTCGGTAAGCCATGTGATGAATGGAACCTATGGCGAGATGTTTTTCTCGGCTGTGATTGCGGCGGCGTTTGTTATCGATGATCCAATAAAATGCTTGCAGATCGGTCTTGCTGAGATTCCGGCAAAATGCCGTTTGGCTGAAACTGTAAAGCAAACACTTCGTTGGTGCAAAGCCGACGGCGATTGGGAAACTACCTTAGGCCGAATTGAGGAAAAATACGCTGGCATGAACAACGCACACACTCTAAACAATGCTGCAATTACGGTTGCAGGCCTTTTCTATGGTGACGGTGACTTTGAAAAGACAATTTCGCATACTGTTATGGGCGGCGTAGATACTGACTGCACTGGTGCCACCGCGGGCTCGATTATGGGTGCCATCCTCGGAGCA
It includes:
- a CDS encoding acyl-CoA dehydratase activase: MSNRDLVLGIDVGSVSVDTAVLSRNGEILETQYIRHKGRPMQVAAQLIEDTVSRFDKISRLATTGTGGRLIADVLKGKFVNEVIAQAAAATHLHPQVRTIIEIGGEDSKLIFLRPEERNGMAAVADFEMNTVCAAGTGSFLDQQASRMGLTIEEFGQMALKSKNPPRVAGRCSVFAKSDMIHLQQKATPVEDIVAGLCLALARNFKSTVGAAKDLQPPIAFHGGVAANPGIVRSLKSVLNLNDDDLIIPKEFGCTGAIGAALIAIHEGGPEPDFSKLSQLKEHCDLASEERSRDKPLKLEKSILPTDNTVSPPAKTEGKIPAYLGVDVGSISTNVVVLDANKRVLAKRYLMTAGRPIEAVRQGLKEIGEEIGDLVEIRGACTTGSGRYLIADFIGADVVKNEITAQARAAAEIDPEVDTIFEIGGQDSKYISLQNGAIVDFEMNKVCAAGTGSFLEEQAEKLGISIKEEFGNLALSSKSPINLGERCTVFMETELVRNQQAGASTEDLVAGLSYSIVRNYLNRVVGTKPIGKRIFFQGGVAANKGVIAAFEMVTGQPIIVPKHHEVTGAIGCACIAMDEDKGQGSKFKGFDLSQRSYEITSFECKECANQCEINRVVVEGERPLFYGSRCEKYDVDRRTQVVSKYPDHFAERAEMLLEPYVPKEPITADAPRIGIPRCLLFYELYPFWQAFFKELGCEVVISDPTTKKIIHDGAESSVAETCFPMKVALGHVLNLLNKEIDYIFLPSVINLPLPDRRMTDSFVCPYVQSFVYTVKSAVNFTAAGVKTLEPVIYLQLPTRHRIKALEDVGRQLGKSRRQVANAVIAAQENLERFQRKLEARGREVLAEIESNEKAIVIVSRAYNGCDPGANLEIPKKLNKIGVRCIPMDFLPLDSVRLPDDWKNMYWRYGQKILSAAEIIADDPRLYPLYLTNFGCGPDSFMHKFFRERLGRKPCLVIEVDEHSADAGMITRCEAFMDSIQNTNGRAIGERIFRPVNIEKGTHRTVLIPNMSAHAYALAAAFEACGMKAEVLPEPDEETLEWGRQFTTGKECFPCIVTTGDMVKFTKRPDFDRNKYAFFMGGSGGPCRFGQYNALQRMVLDQLGYPDVPIYAPNQAASFYNDIGIVGRKLLEIGWRGIIAIDLLEKCVRETRPYETVKGAADEAFNESVQIVYEALKNETNLVEALKKCRKLFEAVPVDRSVEKPIIGYVGEFYVRANAFSNQDIVRKIEALGGEVWAAPILEWFLYRNVRRSMRAWLDCNYKLWLKNNITDWFMKRDERELTNVFHGFLRNLEEPSSNEVLIKASPYVHRSFEGEAIMTVGKAIDFITKGLSGIVAVMPFTCMPGTISNALLKRIREELGEFPFLNMVYDGVEQSTSETRIEAFMHQAKQYMKRRQHSQLAKV
- a CDS encoding ADP-ribosylglycohydrolase family protein, which gives rise to MSYFPKLDQEYQTFKAWLELRKEQGADVSAVEKEARGFLADLSRILQRVNPPFTTKYHEPIDLEYIRLARPKGPRTLPYSLTDDKLYDKMLGALLGRCAGCILGIPVEGWSRKKIKYFALKLGQPYPLAEYWKFTHRSGIHYSEPIDNFFRDNIDHVGPDDDLAYTVLGLLILEEAGVDFTTEDVGRLWLKYLPMACTAEHVALENLKKGIKPPKTALKGNPYMEWIGADIRSDPWGYAAPGLPEIAAEFAYRDASVSHVMNGTYGEMFFSAVIAAAFVIDDPIKCLQIGLAEIPAKCRLAETVKQTLRWCKADGDWETTLGRIEEKYAGMNNAHTLNNAAITVAGLFYGDGDFEKTISHTVMGGVDTDCTGATAGSIMGAILGAEKLPAKWVSPFNDKLTTYLIGQEVHSISDLARRFCVIARKVREKYAQ